CCATAAAGTACATAGCCTCCAAGTCCTAAGCGTTTAGCTTAATGGACTTGAAGTGTAGGTCATCCTTTAAATTGGGAAACCAAATGGTACACAACCCCTATGTCCTAAGCGCTTAGCTTAATGAACTTGAACTGTAGATCGTCCTTTAGACTGGAAAGTTGAAAGGTACATGTCCTATACAATTTCGTCTCAATTTGCCATGATTTCTTATGCAATAAACTTGTGTAATTTGCAATACAATTTCTTATATTCTTAATAATGAACTAAAGAGTATTGTACACTTCCATTTTCAAAATGTCCTGGAGCAATATGTCCCAAGCAACTACAGAGGTGTGATTTTTGAAAGTTTTTACAAGCACATCACTCATGATTGTAACCTTACACTTATTTCTACTTACAGGTACCCTCCACAGGAGGCGATCCTGTTCCAGACGGGAATATCTACATCATGATTGAGTTAACTCTCCCAACagatcggaattttttttttccattcacaaGACTCGAACCCGAGACTTTACTTAAGGGGAATCAATCATATGTACCACTTGAATCAAGCATAAGTGTATATTGATATTAGTTGATTCAAACGAAATCTTTTAATTAATCTACTTTGTTACATTAGTGGGAGAATGTGAATTACTATAATTTGTTTACCATTATATCCTCAGATTCGGTAGTTGCGAGATTAATCTCTAGCTCCACGATCAACACACTAAACGGTAGAGATTGACCAAATAGTCTTTTTTCAATAACAAGAACTGAAATTCAAACTCACAACCACTTGTCTGAGGGATGAAGCGGTAAAATTACTAATCATCCGGCCCGCTTGTTTGAATCTGCATTACTATTGCTGTCTCGACTCTCGAGACTAGACAATATTTTGTTATCATGCTCTCGGATGATTACTTCGGGgtttttttaataatgtaaaagaaaaaatatttgtcAAAATAGTATAACTTCAAAAATTAATTGTCAAAGTGAGGTGATCTGTGCAAATAGAATGAAGATTGTTTAAATAAGACAAAAGTGCGcggaaattcaaacacatcTCAAATGAGGCATGTTTCAACAAGACAAAAGTGCACGGAAAACTTATTATTTttacttaaaaatattttaagtatttattatttattttatattatatataatatgGACAAACTATGATAATTTGAAAACAAGttgtaataatttaaattttaattagtcTAAATTTTCgctaaaaaaataattagtcTAAATTTCTTAATATCTTATGCTAAAAtattacacacacacacatatatatatatatatatatatatatatatatatatatatattttaaaccCTATGACGAAATTTCGATTCCTATGAGTCGCACCTTTATAaaaaaggggttgtctaaatgactcataataaagtttgggttaaataacccaccatccaatcacattggagataaatgagttggaaataaattaataaataaaatataaaaattccaactcacttatctccaatgtgattgcatggtgagttatttaacccaaactttattatgggtaatttagacaaccccttataAAAATCTTTAACAATCACCATATTTATATATTGAAATTGCGAGAGCAATATAATTAAGTCCTCATCAGTATAGATAGGATATCAAAGCATGCACGTCCCCGATGCTTTCACATACTTAGGACTTTTGGACAATTTATTTCATGCATACAATACTTTGGGGTTGGATAGTTTTTGTATAACCGTGTATCATATGCAAGTCGACCAGAAGTGACTTGGACGTCACAATATCATCCTTTAAAGTAACTTGGACAAGAAGTGAATGACTATAAAGTAACCTCATCTTTTATTACTTAAAGTATTACCAAGTAAATGACTATATAATAATTCCACACGTGATAAAAAACCAAAGTCCCAAACCAAACCCATATTCTTGTAAGGGTAAGCAATGCAAATAGCCGAAATGTTGGAAGGGGATCTGGTTTCAACGTAGTAGACATTATTTGAATTTTCTCAGCTTCTAGGCTTAAATGCCCAATTCGAAATTAAAGTGATGAAAGTTCATAACATATTGAGAGGGATAAGAGCCACACAATGATTTGATGCAAAGAAAGTCTTCGCAAAATTGATACATTACATGCATGATGGGATAAGAACTCGCGCTAGAGGTTCTTATTTCTTTGGTGTACGTGTTGTGGTTTTTCAAATGATTGATTCTTCCATTACGCACAATTTCACATTAATGGACcacataagagaaaaagaggaGCAAAAACATGCCACATCCACAAGTGTATAACCAAAATTTATGTTGAATGCAATTTTCGCGATATTGAATTGACAACTACAAATTCTATGAAAATTAACAGAAATCTACAAGATGAAAAGTCCAAAGGCGTGGAAAATATAAATGCCTGGGAGGACCGCCACTGTTTGAGAAGTTATTTAGCTTGATAGCTCAGTGTTCTTCCATGTTTAATTTGTGATGGGTCTATTAAGGAAATTGGTGAAGTTATTGAGAGAGGGATCGATGATTTTAATTTGTAGTGAGGTAAGATGCCATCACCTTCTCgcttttaaataaaaaagatatCATCACCTTCTCATTAGAGAGTTGCTTTATCAtgcttttattttatatatggaCATTCATAAAATTATCATCAACTATATCTTGTAGGTTTTAAAAAACTAGAAAATCAAAAGTCGTCAATCTTCATAGAAAGATATGTACATGATCTGGCAAACCCAAAAGACCACAAAGCCCATGTGACCCAAAGATCTTGCAAGTAGGTGAGAATTATATATAGAGGGAGAAGAGATTATGACTTAGTTAATTAAGGAACATCCCTTCGTAACGAGGTATGATCGGCCAGACACCGACTCACTTACTAACAGTTATGCAGGGCTGACTGAGGGCAGCCGCGATATTGGATGACCTTTCACAAGGCTTCTTAAAGACCTATAGAGAAAATTGTAATGACACGTACCGAGCCTACTATTAACCAATTATCTTAAAAGCTTCACCTATTGGGTAAAGGACTCTGACTGATTGACCTCTTATTATGTGCTGAAATTTCACTTCCTGTTAGAAATAATCAGGGTAAAAAGGATCGAACTATAGAATAATGAAGGTTTTGGTCGAATTCTAGAAAATTTGCATTACATACTTAACACAATCTGAGTTGGACTTCTCTTATCTCTTTTGGTATTTCTCCTCCCATttccccttcttcctcttcctcttactTCCTGATACCACCCAACCTCTACAACTACCACGTAGCTCTCACTCACCACCCCCGCCTCCctcttctgcttccattcccctTTCTTCCGCTACTTCCACAACATTTTCCCCTTCCCCAACTTCAGAGGTAGAAAGTAGGCAAAATAATTATTGAGGCATAAGAGTAGGAGATAATCaccaaaatctgagaacaataAAGGTTTCCTCACTAAAATATTAGTTAAAAACCCTTCTGTTGGAGGATGAGACGTTAATATGGGCAGTGTTTATTGTGAAGAAGTTAACAATACACGAAAAAAGGATGTTATCGACGTCTTTGGTCGTCAGTAATCATGTGAAGTCTTCGCTATTGATAAGTTAGCGACGGCCAATAGATGGCCAAAAAGTCGTAGGTATTGAGATACAGAGTAATTTTTACAAACAATTTTATAAAGTTCTCGGTATTATAAGTACCGATGGCTTATGCCTTCGGTAAATCACTGATGGTTATAGTCTTAGAGTGCATCACTTTCTCCCTCTCCAACCTTGTCATCATCTCCTAAAACTCTGGGGTAACCCGCGAACGTAGAACTTAAAATTATTGCTAGGGTCTTACCTCATGCGCAtcaatcttcaaaaaaaaatccaattttaTTCCTAAGGTGCAAAGACCCTTGCCCAATTCCTTCCCAAATTTCTAAATTCTACAAACTTTTCAATTGAATAGAAAATTTCATAATAATCCACTTGCAATTAGATTCAAATAAAACGGAAAAGGAATTCATGAACTAAAACAGTGGGAATCCACTTGCAATTCGTTCAAAACATAATTTGAGAGAAAAAATAGATCAATCACCACACATGATCATAGAGAGAATACAATAACTAAGTTCAAACATATGGTTTCCAATAGGATCTCGTGGTTCTCTCCTAAAGGATTCAAAATCGCAGCCTTTGTCTCccaaactcaacaacaaaaagTTAAAATCAAAACCTAACAGACGTGATTTTAAAGACTCGCAACGTAATGAGCATGAGCGCTAGGTCTTCAGTCCCAGACCTTGCTTTTCTTCCCTTCCTCAGCAAATCTTCATCCTTTTCAGCATCCTTGAGCAATTCATCCACTCGTTTTGACCCTCAAAGCACCTCAGCTCCTACTCTAGTTGAGAACCTTCACACATCCACACACAAACAaacatcataattttttttgaccATAAGCAGCTCATATTATTAAGAAGAACTTGAGCTTACATCAGAGATAAGAATACTCTCCAAACCCGGAGGATATTCTTCAAGCCAAACATTGCAAAAAGAAGACAATGCAAACTTAGCCAAAAAGTCCGCGGCCAAGTTTGCAGTACGACGAATTAAAAGAAATTCAAAAGAGCGAAATAAACGGGACAAATCCACACAATCACGAATCACCGCTGCCATATAGGAACGATCACTAGCAGCAACATTCCAAGCTCCATGCAAAACTGCACAATCAGTCTCAACCACCACGGCTTGAAAGCCCATATCCAGCGCTAACTCAAGAGACCAGCTCAAAGCCATGGCCTCCGCCACAGCTGCTGAACCAGCACCACCACGCTTGCCAGAAGCTGAAGCCAAGACTTCCCCAGCCGCATTCCTAACCACCACGCCCATGCCAACTGTTGCACCAGCTTTGAAAGCTGCATCAGTGTTGATCTTTGCAATTCCAGCAGCAGGTCCCTTCCATTTATCCTGTCTTTCCCCGCGCAATAGGTCGTGTGCATCACCCACCGACGAGTCCAAGGCCACCACTTCCATAGCAGCAACACGTATCAGCGTTTTCTCCATAGTTAACCAGCGGTGATAAAAAACCCACAGGTTACGGCGTGCCCAAACCGCATACAATAACGTCAGCACCTTATCCGTCACCCAATCATCCCCTTGGTCCAATAAAGAAGCCAGCCAATGCTCCATCGTGAAATTATCCGGCTGAGGTCCTGAGAAATTCATGGACAAGGAGGACAGAAGTTCATGGGGCTCACCTGAGGACAGAAAATTAGTGCATGTGCAATAGACTCCTCATCCTCGCAACACATAGGACACACCGGCTCCAACTGCACTCCACGCCGAGCCAAACACTGAGTAGTAGGTAAGAAACCATGACAAATACGCCAAGCCATATCCTTGCATCTTGGGATAGATTTAAGTTTCCAAATATCCCTCCACAAACCATCCTGATCACAGCCCAACGATGATGAAGGGCGACCCACCTGCAGCTGATGAcaaatgaaatgatatgcagatTTGGTTGTCAAAATACCATCACGTGTCGCTGCCCAAATCAAGAGATCAGATGAAGACCTGGTGATAGGTATTTGCATCACCATGGTCACTTCATGAGGGACCAGCACTTGTCGCAGTAAGTCTTGCTTCCAACAACCACGTCCACGGTCAATAAAATCAGCCACTGTATGCACCACACCACGCCACTGCTGCCCAGAAACAGGTCTGAACTTCGCTGCTGTAGGGATCCAAGGATCATCCCAGACGCGAACAGCAGAACCAGAACCAACTCTCCAATAACAACCCTCATCCATCACCCACTTTGCACCGTACAGACTCCGCCACACATAACTTGGTCGGAAACCAAGCTTTGCCGAATGGATAGACGTGCGTCTAAAGTATACAGCCTTGAAAACCCGCGCCATCAAGGAGTCCTCAACCACCATCATCCGCCACCATTGTTTGGCCAAAAGTGCAGTATTAAAAGCCTTGAAAGAGCGAAACCCAAGGCCCCCCAAACCTTTCGGTTAAGCCAAACGATCCCACCTCATCCAATGAAGCTTCCTCTTCTCCACATCACCACCCCAAAAAAACCTACTAATCATAGCCTCAATCTCTTCACAAAGAGAATTCGGAAGAGCAAAGCAACTCATAACATAAGCAGGTATAGATTGCACAACCGATTTGATGAGAACCTCTCTACCCGCTTTGGACAAGACCTTCTCCTTCCATCCTTTGAGCTTCTTCCATACTCTATCCTTGACAAAAGCAAAAACTTGTGACTTCGACTTACCAATAATGGTAGGAAGCCCCAAGTATTGATCATAACTCTCCACAGCCTTCATTCCCAAAAGCTCTACAAGCTCATCAACTCTGGTAGTAGGCACGTTACGGCTAAAAGAGAGCTGAGATTTGTCAAGATTAATTTTCTGACCAGAAGCATCCTCATAAAATGCCAAAATGGATCTAACCACATTTGAATCCTCCACTGTGGCTCGGGCAAAGATCACACTATCGTCAGCAAAAAACAGGTGATAGATAACAGGAGCACCCTGCGCCACTTTAATACCACTAAGAGATCTCACCTCCAAGGCCCGCTGAATCATAGCCGATAGAACTTCCCCacaaagaataaataaataggGGGACAACGGATCACCCTGCCTTAACCCCCTCtgcggagtaaaggtgggggaCGGTCGACCATTAACCAAAACAGAAAAGGTCACAGTAGAGACACATCGCATAAGAAGCTGAACCCAATGGTCCGGGAATCCCATCTTCACCAACACCATCTCCAAAAAAATCCATTCCACACGATCATAAGCTTTGGACATATCAAGCTTCAAAGCCATGACTCCCTTCCGCCCcataattttcttcttcatgtagTGGAAGCACTCAAAGGCCACCAAAGCATTATCTGTGATCAAACGGTTAGGCACAAAAGCACTTTGAGACTCCCCCACAATATCAGGCAACACAGACTTCAACCGGTTTGCAATAGTCTTGGTCACTAATTTAAAAATCACATTACAAAGACTTATCGGGCGCAACTGACTAGCATGATTTGGTTTCTTCACCTTCGGTATCAAAGCAATCAAGGTATGATTCAGAGATGCCGGGGAAGCTCCATCATTAAGAATAGCAAGAACAGTAGCCAACACATCATTACCAACCACATGCCAAAATTTATGATAAAATAGAGCAGGGAAGCCATCACTACCTGGAGCTTTGGTGGGATGCATTCCTTTGAGGGAGAACAAAACCTCCTCAGCTGTGAAGGGACCAGACAGAATCTGCCTATGTCTATCAGAAAGCCGGCCACGAACCAAATCAGTAGCTTCATCCACCCGCGAGGGGGAAGCCGAATGAAACAAACTCCGAAAATAATCCACTAAAACTCTCCCAATATCTTCCTGTCGATCAAAACTGTGACCATTATGTGCACAAACAAACATCATAATAGGTGACCAAGATTGAAAtactaaataaaataagattaaaaatcACTAGGAATCGTAGAAAACAGATAAAAACATTAAAGCGAGTTCAAATGCATAATATTCTCTAAAAAGACTAAAAACGGTATGAGACTCAAGAAACGCGAGAAAAACACAAGAAAGACTCACTAAAACACTAATGAACCCCCGGGTTATCACAACTCTATATACTCAACACCTACTTGTCCTCAAGCGTTACAAAGAAAGCTTGTCCGCAAGTACAGTACTAATCATCCCTAAACCAACTGCCACACTTCCAAACACAAGATACATATTTCAAACAAGGAAGATTGGTTCATAAACATACTGGTCAAGAAAAACAAGGAGCGTAGTTCAGAAAAGTGAGAATTGAAGTTCACATCAAATTCGCAGCAAATAGGCACCAGCTGTCATTTATTTAGTGCATCTGACCATACAAACACTGTGCTTCAGTTCTGATAATCAATCAAGTCAGGGGTAGACAATGTTATGCTATGCAACAAGAGATTCAAACAGAGGTTGTGGCTTGGCTGTAAGAtatgaaaaaaggaaaaacacaaGACTACACAAACAAGCATAAGAGATGTGTTTGATTAGCTGTGTAAATGGAGATAAGAGAATGAAGATTCTGTGGTAGAAAGATTGAAAAGGAATGTAGTGGTGTGATTAGATTTTAAAGTTGTGGTGTGAGTGTGTTTGTAAGAAAAAAGAATTAATTTGGTTCGAAAAAGTACAACATTCTAGTGTCCTGTAGGATGGATGCCACAAGTGGTGCCAGTGCTTGATACTTTGTATCATagcttttaaattaaattacttATGAATATGTTATACTAGTTTTGTGTTCCCTCTTAATTCCATTTCCTTTTTTTGAATAGACAGTTAAGGTGATGGGGAATTTTTCTATAATTGCATGACTTAGTTCAAATCTAAGTAGAAACTATGGAACCTTTAAGATTAGAATGGGTTCACTCTTGTTATCCTTAGGCTAAACCGAGCTTCTCCGTTTTAAGTGGAATCCCAAAAGGTATGAAGCATGTTGCCATATCCTAATTCCTCTGTTTTCTTATGAAAGCTCTTCTGTTCTTATGTAACTATATGCTTATGAAGTCATGAAAACAACTAGTATATTAGCGTTGCCTTGCACTTTATTTACCAAATTTATTTGCATCTTGACAATATGTTTTTTATGCGTATTAAGTTTTTTAGTGTTTGCACTCCAGATCCACTTTAGATTTGCTTAGACTATAGATTGAAGTCTTGGTTGTATGAAGGCATCTACTGCCATGCAGTTTAAGCTTCTTTTAGGTAGTGGAGTGCTCTACTTTGTAGGATATTTTTCACTACAGCACTAGTTGCTATTGTGGTAA
This is a stretch of genomic DNA from Lotus japonicus ecotype B-129 chromosome 1, LjGifu_v1.2. It encodes these proteins:
- the LOC130712673 gene encoding uncharacterized protein LOC130712673, encoding MEHWLASLLDQGDDWVTDKVLTLLYAVWARRNLWVFYHRWLTMEKTLIRVAAMEVVALDSSVGDAHDLLRGERQDKWKGPAAGIAKINTDAAFKAGATVGMGVVVRNAAGEVLASASGKRGGAGSAAVAEAMALSWSLELALDMGFQAVVVETDCAVLHGAWNVAASDRSYMAAVIRDCVDLSRLFRSFEFLLIRRTANLAADFLAKFALSSFCNVWLEEYPPGLESILISDVSSSSS